A window of Dysidea avara chromosome 1, odDysAvar1.4, whole genome shotgun sequence genomic DNA:
tataagctgcgagaaattttcacgagttaaattttcgtgttaaaaGTTTTCACCGGTGGACaaaaaatttttaacaatgaattgTGAATTTGTTAGAATTATACTGTCCTTTTTGTATATAGGAGAAGCAGAATACAAGCAGTGAAACTTAAGTGTGGTATCTCCATTCCATGGATCCGCCGGTCACAAACTCAAGCCAAATGGACTGGAGTGGAATTGCTGTAGCtagaagctcattccatgcaatttatatatttgtatatatacttcatttaatgtgtcctgtagtagctgtctatATTATGGCATGGCATCATTGCCGATGCTATCTCTGGTGGCAAAATCCTCAGGCGAGGACCCCGCGGCAGCTCTCCCTGGGATGCGGGAGGCCATTCTTGTTTTATTAAAATACTGCAGCAAAGACATATATACTCTTGAAACACCAATGGCCAAGCTTCaatccaggtggccagaaagcagtCAACCGAATTTATTCAACTTCTCTAATATTACATTGGTAAAACTTTTTcgcgtaattaatttttgtcagATGCTAGCTTCAACAAAGTATTTTTAACAGTTTGTAAATATAGAAATATGGTAAATGGCCGTGTTGGTGTGGGGGTTTTGTACAAGAAGGTATTGGGcgagatagtgtttccctatgatagcgtttataaattcaaaaaagggcgaaggtgaggcatatagtataattataatgcaatacaaacaaGCCTATTTGTGtccgaatttaaaattttcagtctgctttccttgttgaaACGCATTTTGCATCGTCACGGTATGTGTACtacttacctttattatcttgTGGTTCCAAGTgtagacaacattcatttcggATACTGTGTGCTAAAGCCTCTGAAAccccacactaacacggccattttgtcaactGTGACTTGTCATTGCCGATATCGTCCATATAGCTTTGATATATCCAACTAAAATTTAAGGCAGTGTAATATAAAGCAtgttgtggtcagcaatagtatggcttctgatatATGCGCACTTGTGCAACTATGTGATCACAAAGTATGCAGTGGTACGCAACTACATTGGTGTGAACTTAATACTATGGATAGAGGGTTACAAATcaaggggtgtcactccaataagcactgtactacgatctgcgaccaCGGTCAAAGCCAGTCAAGATCGATTTTCGATTTTGACCATTGACTTTCATCAAATCTTTGTCTTGACCATGGACCTGGTTCCGTTTATTTTTGCTATATTTTCGTGCACTACTTACTTGCAAAGCTTTGACCGTGCTGGGAATACAGTTTGACCGTTGTTCTTCATGAAAAATCAGCCTTGTTCATTGACCTTTAGCTTTGACCGCGGTCACAGATCATAGTGCAGTgtatattggagtgacacccatTGCAAATGAACataaatagattggatacttattaacacataccgtatatgaccgtattatagtcgggctcaaatacacgcaggggctcaaatatacactgggtacagctaggggactgtcataataaacaccggggctcatttaaacaCCGGGGTGCTAATGACATGCACTGAAATAAATGCCGGGGTTCTAAACTcttgtcagctgctaactatacagtaaTGTCTCATCACCGCCATAGCatatttatcgtggtcattTTCATCTTTCCGCCTGAattccaatgtttcacccagcacTGAGGAGTCCAAATAGttttatgtacgtgatgggctatggatttcgtatttcgtaggtacttgtactggcacctgtcattctcaacgagtggctagtaaATAAATGCCCAGGCTTCTATAtggtcatatacggtacatgTATTAACATGTTGGTTACCCTTGAGTCAAATCAACAGCAAAGTGAACCtgcaagaagcaaatttgcttgagaatggatGTTATCAATGCAATATGCATtttaaaataggtcatggacatgaaggaAGTCATAGGAAGAAAATCTATGtagtttttattatttttaaatgccCAACAGATTCTCCTGTAGATTagtgaaataataataataatgataatatgtCAAAATTATCAAGTGGGATTTACCACATAATACGTACATACAAAGTCAAGCATTCTTCCAGGACAAAAAGATTTCTGACCATCAGAAAAAGCTCGTGTCAGGGTTCCCAATTGTAGGTGATAGGCATGGTTGCCTTGAGGATCAGCGAAGGGTGCATGTTCTTATGATGACTTAGACAACTATGCACTGATAACAATGTAAAGTTTTGAATGCCAAGTTGTAGGCATTGCTGAGTCACTGCAGTTGACTTGCTGACTCTTAAAAGAGAAGAGTATGTTCTTTCCCTCGATAATAATACTACTTATTATGGTTTCCATAAAGACAAAAGACTGTAGAATGAAACCTTAGACCCCACCCAGATGCTACCCTGCCAATGGCCAAGGAGGATATTTCAACAGCAGTTTCAGAGAATATTAGGGTTCCACAGCCTGCAAAAGTAGAATAGCATACGTATCAAGCAGAGAAAaagcaaaagaaaaaaatggagTGTGGAGAACACAACAGTCTGCCTCCCAGCATATATTGGCCAAGGAAGTACCCCATTGTGAGTTATAAATTACAGTGTCTTGGCTCCCGTAGACCCCGAAAAATCTTGGCTCCCGTAGACCCCTAAAGAAGACAAAAAATGAAGGAAAAACTTTGGCTACTTGTATTTCATGAATGGTTAGAACGAAATCAATTCAATTTGCAGTATGGCCTACCCTACCTCGTGGTGAGCTATTATAACACAAAAAAATGGTGTGCTATGGtgaagggaccatggagctatgcatgtgtaAAAAATTAAATCActttttctttctgtcaatgTACTCAGGGTGTGGTGTTCCAGCTTTCTTGACCATACAACACACCAGTATACTACGTATGTGTTTTGAAATTAAAAACTTTTTGGAAGAGTTTGGAGTGCTGAGCTGGCATGAAGAAAAAGTGAAACTTCTTTCAGGTGGCAGGAAAGCCCAAACCCCTACAAGTACAATAATGAAACTAGTAATAGTGCACCAATACAGGATTTTACCAATATACCGAATGCCAATAAAATGTAGCAGATATAAGGGCTGATACTGATAGCTGATATCAATACTTTACAATGCATTTATAtctgtacataattattgtttttgtcCACATCATTGTTAAGTATTAAATtaatgaataattgtttcatTAACAATAAAAAAATGTTGTTAATGGAGGTGATGTACATTGAAGTTATTCAGGTTCTTAGCAAACAGTATCATCACTACATTCTCTTAGCCTCCTCCTCTTCTCATCACAAACATCCCCAGAGACAGCAATTAGTATTAAAAGGGGTTGCTAACCGTCTGGCATGGAAACGCAATTAGCAGCTCACATGAGTGTTGTATATATATGGCTTTAAATAGAAATTATTGATTGGTAGAATAACTGACAGATGTTTTAGTAGTAAACCGGCTTACCTAACCCTGATTGGAATTTAAGCTATGCTAGTAGTGAGTACAGATAGTGAATTTATAGTTTGTTAACAtaagtttattattatataaatgtatgatCGATATGTGCATATTTATAAGCCATGTCCAGGCTGTTGTGAAAATCTCTGGTGGATCTTCTTAATGTACATAGCTGCCTGTTTAAAGAATCAATATACATGGGTGAAAGGTCAACTATATATCATGTGATCATCATTGTTTGCATCAGTAGGCATTTATCCAATATCAACATAGGCAAATACTGGTCAATAAACTCTTAACCGATAAGTCGATTACTTTATCAGTGCACCCCTAGAAGCTAGggagatcacctacacctgaaaatATGTTAGTGGACTTGAAGATATGtaaccaaattttggaaaaccgtcgatatacgcacaatagtacctttgtaataaaatgcatttaaaaactatgggtaaaaaatgcaagctccagaaaagaATTATGCAAGATTTTAACGCCTCAATGGTGGGCGAATcaagcctccaatggataaatcctgggcatcatcgtgttcacctgttcatagggagtacaaaaatctttgtttcatctccatacacaaaaggatttcaaagttacagacacttgtttacgttgcggtgacaaAATAATTTACCGAaaatcgtttttcagtgaattttccttccttctcgaacacagaagcatgcctggagcaacaactataccttggtggatgcacaaattcatggcaaacacaatgagctaagattcaattccgtatgCCGTTGTATTAGTAGGTTATGACGGTTTATGTAAACGCCTGTAGATTcctttctcgatagcttctgtacatatcaatttatttgctcatccagctgtctagtgctgtatttccaatgctgcttaacttacaaagctgaaacttagctagtccattcctctgtcctggtagaaaacaaagaacaaataaaatgcattttgaaaattgtgtgggtatcgacggttttctaaaattaggtcacatacaGGTATGCTATTGAACTTTAATCCCtgcaaagaaaaaaatgaatcTTTAGCTGCCTATATCTTTGGAATAGCTGCCCTATTACCTGGTGGTCAActtttaaataatttaaaaatagAGAACACAAAAATAGAGAAGAAACCATGTAGGTATacatacatgaaaataacattTTCTTCCTGTTCATATACCCACGATGTAACATTCCAGCTATATCTTGGTGGCATGAAACACCATCATCTATTTACATACGtaggtatgtacagtatgtatgtattactTTCTGGCAATGTCCTCTCCAGTGGCAGTACAACACAATGTGCTTGAGGGATTGGATATTATTAATTGTAGAATTGACACTGCCTTTACTCGTATCAGTTGTAAATTATTGGATTTATTAGAGGGCAAAATAAATGTGGACAGGATATGTTTTGCTTGTTTTACAAATGCAAATACTGACTTGGGTATTGGATATCCTGAAGATCTTAAGCAAAAATTGAATGAATCAAGATCAGTAACTGCATTCTTCAGAATATTAAGTAACTATCCCACCCACTGGAGCTGGATTAACATTCAAgttatggaaaaaatagcatcTTTGAATGATCAAGCCATAAAACTAGTTGAACATTACAAGACTGTaatgtatagtaaaaaacttgtAGATATATTATCTGAAGTGAAACTTCCTGATTTTAAAATAGATGAAGCATTTTACTCAGAAATTAAAGAAAAATGGAATAAACCACTCAGTGATATCACCTTCAAAGACATTCAAGATCATAAATTGTGTGTTGGAGAAATTTTTGGTGTAAACAGATCAGCCATTGTACTCATTCAAATTGCTAAAGGATGTGTTGAGAATCACTGGTTGATCCCAAGAAGATTGCAACGTTATGCTTATGGTGAATACCACAAGAACATAAgtaaactggaaaattttgatatCATTTCAATTGAATTTATAGGCACTACTTTGCTGCAGGTAGCTTCTTCTCAAGGTATAGCTGTGTGTTTTATGTTTCAATTTGTAAATCCACAAGGTTATGCATGTCATTGGTACTAAACCATGGCCCTTAAACCACAGTATCCACTATGTAAGAGGAATATTACTCTGTAAGCTGTTATCTAACTATTATGAACTTTTACACAATTATGCATGCTATTTATGttttactctaataatacatcacacacccacgtgagcatgAACAAAAATTCAAATTAATTTTCATTTTATGAATGAAGACTGTTTACAAACTGTATTGAAGATTAGCttctataaatcatttttaccATGTCTATTACTGGAGGGTGTGTGGCCCATCACTGAAAGTGCTTAATGAGGGCTTGATTTAATGTGACAGGCATTTAGCAGTAGAAAAAAAGCAATGTATAGCTGGCCTTGTAAGTTACCAGGAATAGTTTTATCTTTTCAAGTTGAAAAGGCATactttcttataaaaataaagAGCAGCCTTGTAGCTTTGTCTATAGATAAGAAAGCATGATAGACAAATTATAAAAACAGTTCAGAGAATACTTCTGTAAAAGTACAGCCTTTAAAAAGCCAATTTTAAATTTAGGGTGTCTTTCTGTAACGGTCACCACCCTGTTTGCACTATCATATTCCTAATAAACGAAACACAGTAATTTATTGAGAGAAACTTGGTTCAGTTCAAATCTGCCACTCTCATTGGTTGATCTTCTTGAAGATCACTGGTTATGCGTTCCTCAATCCCAGATACTCTTGGATGCAGCGATAcaaatttttcacccaggctttttaaaggccgcaccctttttatacagcttggctgttttgtgtggatttcacttttttttgtattttaaatatataccctaaagccaaccataaactggcttcaGGGCCGCCGAAAGGATTTAGTGGGCCCAGGACAAATTTAGAATGTGGGGCCCCTATAACCCATAAAGAAAAACAGACACAAGGACATTACAAGAACAAGCTTAGCTAAGTAGCTACTAGACTACAACTAAAAGCAAACTAGCTactaactgtaagcttattaaTAGTTTTAGCATGCAAACCAAGCTAggtggcatgccccccaggaaaattttgttCTCTGCAATTGAATGTAAGAACAATTTTACAAGAGCTAGCTGACTACAACTAAAGGCAAACTGCTAACTACTAACTGATAAGCGTATTGACAGACGCGAAGCATGCCAAgccagggggtctgggggagtGTCCcctggaaattttgaaaattaagattaaatatgagagtgattttaACAGTATAATTGTAATTTATTGGATAGTTGTAGTAGGGgaattgctagctatattagGGCACATGCTTTCTGCCAAATACATAccacctaggaaatttttgtaCCCTATGCCAGactgatttttatttttttaagttACTATGACTGaatatttgcctgactgctgtgatagggtgactgttctattagagtatctcaatcttatgtATAAGTCACACTGTCTATGTAGGTACcttataagttatagttatatcccggtacgagggtgatatcattgttattacacgagtccgaggcggagccgaggacgagtgtaataacaatgatatcatccgagtatacgggatataactgttttatatcccagtgcgcgggagtgcgcagaagtttacggatagtaaattaagttccggtttgagttcctgtcactgcgctcaagatttcgtccgaattgtgtggagattctacttcatagccacaagagagaccttacatactgcctacaaactgtagtgaagggcggtgttatgaagcagcggttccaggtatgattcgccttcgtcagaaattggtatggtggtgtcgcgtggtgtgcaagagaaaaataaagaccaacaagtggctaccatagtccaagatagaacgatgaagctagaggaagttagttcttcaccatagtgaccgttgggagtgattgctggaacgaaaatcgtcacggactattcagtcttgacatttgttaaactagctatcacggtattggtaacttgtagtgttattgtgtaaaggattaacagttttcttgtaagatttaggtagttttaagtgctgtattggtgtgttttgtatcaatatttccttatttggctctttgttccattggtaaacaatgccattcgcggttattatgatgtcacgaaagagactgagtggctccgcaacagggtgataagttagttatcactgggtgataactaatatctaatcaaaaacagccaagttgtaaaaaaaggtgcggcccccaaaaaggccatggtgaaaaaagatgtgaaatccaaggtggcggccaagaaatggctgtgatggtaggttaatggttacattttaataacgacaattcaggtgaattttgtgcctcttggccaccttggatttcacatcttttttcaccatggcctttttgggggctgcacctttttttacagcttggctgtttttgattagatatcacttctttttgtatttgtatactgcaaagccggcctatggctggctttgggacttttttaacccatgtgtttttttctttaccacaggaagaagaaaagaacttaaagaagatttgtaatacttcaattatttttttttttattagtaattatacaaattatatacatatatttattacatgcccattattccccacaggatattttttgcagctgatctctctactgggtgacttgaaatgtagctgaactatatacaggatggtttctttgtagctgaactctctacaaggtgacctcttctagctggtctctctacagggtgaattgtttgcagctaaactctctacatggtggtttctttgttgctgaactctctacaaggtgacctcttctagctgatctctctacagggtgatttgcttctagctgaactctctacaggtgattttttgcagctaaacactctacacggtggtttctttgtagctgaactctgtacatgatggtttctttgtagctgaactctttacaaggtgacttcttctagctgatctttctaccgggtgatttgtttgcagctgaactctctacatggtggtttctttgttgctgaactctctacaaggtgaattcttttacttgatctctttacagggtaatttgtttgtaactgaactctgtacaaggtgccgtttttgtgggtgatctcactgcaggttgatttgtttgtagctgaactcactaaagggtgatttgcttgtagctgaactccttgcattgtgtctagtttctagctgatctctctacagggtgatttgtttgtagctgatctctttacaagttgatttgtgtgtagctgatctctctgcaggttgattaatttgtagccgatctctctacagtgtaatttgtttgtagctgaactgtctataaggtgatttgtttgtagctgaactctctgcaggttgatttgttttagctgaactctctacagggtgatttacttgtagctgaa
This region includes:
- the LOC136262686 gene encoding uncharacterized protein; translated protein: MGNKNTRIPHSTSSSPTRSGYGYDRPILKDLCNHVVPGVADKWRDLGVQLLDPISGSTLDIIERNNPRDVVRCCQCMLEKWLEKTPDASWNQLLAALRSSSVQLNHLASQIEQEFIPKLAVQHNVLEGLDIINCRIDTAFTRISCKLLDLLEGKINVDRICFACFTNANTDLGIGYPEDLKQKLNESRSVTAFFRILSNYPTHWSWINIQVMEKIASLNDQAIKLVEHYKTVMYSKKLVDILSEVKLPDFKIDEAFYSEIKEKWNKPLSDITFKDIQDHKLCVGEIFGVNRSAIVLIQIAKGCVENHWLIPRRLQRYAYGEYHKNISKLENFDIISIEFIGTTLLQVASSQGEEETDHLPAHVSQLLRCDDMELRELIQTHHPSLNKFINFTCLIPFFNQYKIFTNDEMYDFQSDKSDQEKTISLINYLQKKDANGVQNFIRSLHGAKEHSGHLVILKEVSSKLTV